The following is a genomic window from Thermodesulfobacteriota bacterium.
CACTTCAAATGCTTATTGTTTTTTGCCAATACAATGGTGCTAATTGTTGAAATCATCAATTCAGCCATTGAATCGATTGTGGATATGGCATCTCCGGATTATCATGACCTTGCCGAAAAGGGAAAGGATCTTGGGAGCGCAGCTGTGTTTATCAGTATGGTTTTGGTCATCATATTGTGGCTGTGTGCCATATATGTGATGCTTAGTGGCGGGGGTGTATAACCATAAGCGTTAAGTTATTTTTGCGCTGGCTGGACTGCGGAAGGTTTACTGAAAAAATAAACATCGAACATCAAACGTTCAACATCGAATGTTGAATG
Proteins encoded in this region:
- a CDS encoding diacylglycerol kinase codes for the protein MNTRPAGKKGLIRIWHALLYSLNGLRLAITQETSFKQELAIYIVLLLVLLFLPLSLHFKCLLFFANTMVLIVEIINSAIESIVDMASPDYHDLAEKGKDLGSAAVFISMVLVIILWLCAIYVMLSGGGV